One Aegilops tauschii subsp. strangulata cultivar AL8/78 chromosome 2, Aet v6.0, whole genome shotgun sequence genomic window, GTGATGCGACAGAAAAGTGCGGAAAGCAAGGTTGTCGAACTCTTTTCCATTGTCAGTCTGAAAAGCAAGGATGGGACGCCCAAACTGCATGCTGACATAGGAGTAAAAAGCCGTCAAAGTGGTGAATGCATCCGACTTTCTGCGCAAAGGAaaagtccacacataatgagaatAATCATCAAGGATAACCAGATAGTATAAATAGCCCGAATTACTAGGAACCAGAGAAGTCCACATGTTTGCGATGGTGGTGGAGTTATTAAACGGGGGCGAACATGTTTGCCGACACGACAGGCATGACAGGTGTGATCCTCTATCTTATGGcaactgaaactgaaactcctaaaAATATGACGAAGTGTGACGGGGTTGGGATGACCCAAACGAGCGTGCCAGAGATCGACGCCGGCGGAGAGAGCAACCGGTGCGGTGGTGGAGGTGGACGGCGAATGCACCGGATAGAGCTCGTCGAAGCTGTCACATCGGTGAAGTACCATCCTGGTTCGAGCGTACTTAACACAAAACCCAAGctcgtcaaattcaacagtaaCAGAATTTTCACGAGTTAAATGACGAACGGAAACAAGGTTCTTAATAAGATGAGGTGACACAAGTATGTTAGACAAAATAATAGGCATGGAATTGGAAGGAAAAAAGTGTGCCCGACATGTGTGATAGGGAGTGTGGAACCGTCGCCGACAATGATGCGGCGGTCAGTGGTGACGGGAGTGAAGGAGGCAAGATTACCACGATGAGCAAACATGTGAGCCGTAGCCTcggtgtccatgtaccaatcaTCACCTCCGGTGAAGTTGTTCGGCGTAGGAGCGGCATGCAGTGCGGGAAGGAGCACCGGGTCCCAGGGCGCCGGCGGCAGGGCCGGCGAGGGGGGCGGAGACGCCATGGGGAGGCCGTAGCCACCGCTTGGCAGCGGCGGTGGGTACTCTCCAGCGGTATGGGAAGCAGCCCTGACTGCGAGTGCGGTGCCAGGTAGGCCGGATGGCCTGCCGGAAAAACCTGCTGGCCCACTGACAGATGCGGAGCCCCGTACATGGACGCGTCGAACGCCCCACGCAACAGCAAGGGGTCAACGGGCAGGTCGGCGCCGGCGGCGAGGCGACGACGGACTGGCCGGAGAGCGCCGGCTGTGGGGCGGTGACGTACGCCAGCGGGGGCAACCGAGCTGAGCTGTGTGACAAGTCGGGACGGGCTGGCGGGGCCGTGTCGTAGGGCAAAGGCGGGACGCCACCCGAGCCTGATTGCTGATGAAGATACGGGGCAGCACCTGGTGATGCGTATACGGAGCGGCACCGTAGAAGCCTGCAGACGGGACTCCATACGGAAACGGAACAGCGCCCGGATGACTGGTGGCTGGAGTGGCGCCGTATGAGCCCACCAGCGGCTGAGCGGTGGAGTCGCCGAAGACCGGCGACGGTGACGCGGCGGAGACCGAAGCAGTGGCAGACATGAAGGCGCCGTCCAGAGAAAGCAGCGGCGAAGAAGCCAAAAAACGGAGCAGCGGCGGCTGGCGCGCGGCTGCGGGCGATACGCGGCGGCAGCAGCGACCTGGCGATGCGTGGCGGCTGGGCGGACGAGGCGTGCGGTAGCAGCGGCTTGCGATGCGATGCGGACGGGCGGGCAGCAGCGATGCGGGCACGCAGCGTAGCGGCTAGCGGGCCGGATCGATCAAGACAATCACCGGCTACACACGTACGTGCTCGTACGTCTAGAATCCATTAAGGTGCCTGCTTGCTTGCCTAGCTAGCTTGCACTACGCGTTTTGGCAGGCGCGCGGGAGGATGGATGGATCACGGCTAGCTCGGGGTAGCGAGCGCGCGGGCGGCTGCCGGCGCGGAGGGCGTGCgagcggcggcgagcggcggcgacggcggcggcggaagcgAAAAAGAAAATTTAGAAAACTAATACCATGTATATTAGGAATTGCACTATGTATTGCTCTCGTGCATAGGTGTACAAAGGTGGGCCACGGACCTCAATTATACAAGAAATTAGGAGGCGGACCCAATACACAATATGCACATATACTCAACACTCACAACCAACGACCAAGAGCTCGCCGGCGGAGGGGAGCCGCCGGAAGACGGCGCCGAAAGAGTTGTTTCTCTTGGCGGCGGCTCTAGGGTTCCGTCGCTAGCCAAAGAGGAACCAGCGTCACGCCCTGTTCATTTGAGGTTGCCTACAAAGCTACTTGTGTCTTGTAGACACTTCTATACTTAAATACTGAATTTAGAAAAAACAAGGTGGCTTTCCATGAGTGGCATAAGATTCTACAATAGTTTTTCTTCAGGATGACACATCATTTTCTCAACCGACAATACCCCGCCGATTGGAAAGTCACAAGCAATACAACACATGAATAAGCTTACGTGGTACAAATACTGAGAAGAAAAATGAAGAAATGCCATCTTGTGTCTTTGTTTCCCTCCAGTATCCCAGATTTGACAAATACATTGAGCGGTGAAAGGAAGAAATTTAAGGCTAGCATGGTACACTCGCAAGGATTATCACTCCAATCTACGGCAGTTTTTCCTTCAGTCGAGCTGTTGAAAGCATACATATATACAGGGTCTGTGGATGTCATTCTGGAAGTGTGAACTTGCATGCGAGTTTGGTATTCATTCATTTTGCAAATCATGTATCAGTAGGAGTGTTTTTTAGGAGTTCATGTGGAAACATCTTGATTTCATGCATGCATGTATGTTCATTTAGTGGTAGAAATGTTACCCGTGCTTAATATTAGTGTGATGTAGCAAGCAATCCATGTAGAAAACCAAAATGTGTGATCCCTAGTCAGATTTCAGTCTCCACCTTTGGTACTAGTCAGATTTTTTTTAAGGATACATGCTTGGACcattttcttttttttaagaaattTTCTCATTCAAATCACGAATCAGTACAAAGTAATTGACCATTACAAGCACACTGAAACGCAAACACAAAGGACCATGAACACCTAGAGTACCCTAagacaaccataacacaagaagaTCTCCGGAACCCTGTGTCATCATCCCTAAATCTTGAGAGAAGACCCCTGTAGCAGAAGGATCTGCAACCAGTCGCAAACAGGTCATCATGTTCGACCACGGTACAATTGCCGCCATGCTGCTTCCTCCTTTCTTGACACCAGCGCTGAGAAGGCATGGACATCAATCCAACACGCATGCAACAGCCGTCGCCATCTTTGGCCTTGAGTACCGCGAAAAGTGTCCCTTCCGGAAGGAAGAGAACTCGAGTCATCCGACCGGTCCAGCATCGCGGCCGGGCCATCCGCCCGGACAAAGCAGGATCTCCCACCAGCATCAGCgtagaggaaggagaagaacaGCAGCAGCAAATCATACcaacaaggaagaagaaaggtcTTCGTCTCCCTGCCTCCATCGCCCATCTGAGGATCCAAACGGCCAGTGCCGATGGACCTCCAACCACCATAGCCCGCGACCTCGACGAGATCCGGGGATCCCCAACACTGCTGGCTCCTAGACGAAGGCAAAAGCCTCGCCTGACCGCGAACGGAGCCCGGAGAAACTTATTCCGACGCGATACCACCGTAACAGCCTCGGCAGCGTCTCCCTCAACCCTAACCCTACCACACACCCACCTAGCGAACAGACCCGAGGTTCCCCCTCCCTCCCGCCGCCGGAGCGGCCGACGGAGAGAGAGGGAACCGGCAGCGTCACCGGCGGCGCGCAAGGGATCCCTCTTCGCCTTCTTGATCGCCTAGATCCTACTTTTCCGGGTGCGAGCGTTGTCACGCAGGAGGTGATTGGGAAACTGCTTGGACCATTTTCAGTACCAAAGGGAAGGGGAAGAAAACTCGTTCCGCTCGGCGATCCACGGCGCGTTACGACCGAGAGAAGAAGCCGAAGCCGCAGCTGCAGGAACGCCTGCTCCTCGGGACGCCACACGGTCAATGCTTCTCTGTGTCGTCGCTGGAGCCACAACCCCCGCTGGCGGGCCACTGCTCGCAGCACTGGAGCTCGTAGGGAGGATTGATTGTTTGGCTTGCGGAGGTGATGGGCGTGTCGTGGATGTCGAACCACGACGGCATCGATCAGCATGCCACCCGATGCAAGCGAAAGACAGACAGGCCAGGCACGGAATCTGCAGTTTCTGACTTCCATTGAGCGTGTTGATTTGTGACGAGGGGTTGACCTTGGATGCCACCGTCAATACCCAAGAATAATTGTGGCGCCTCCTCCAATAATTCAGTGCTAAACCCAAACATGTTCGGAAGTCAATAACAGAAATTTCATGTACAACAAATAGTTGGGTTCCTGCTGGCATCGAAACGGATTTTCAACCCTTGCTCATGTAAGTTCTGAAATACAATGCCATAAAGAAAAACTTCTGAAATAGGACGTCCTATGTCATCAATCAAAGGCCAATGTCAGTTAGAGTAACACTGGGAGAGAAACTCTGGAAGAACAGAACTCGGCTCCGATAGATATTGCCCAAATTCTCGAGGATAAACAGGTGTTATGGACTATGGTACAACACCTGTTGGCTGTTGGTGCAGGTATGCAATGCAACTACCTAGCAACAATAGGCTATCTAGAAACAAGTACTTAGTACTTTATTAGCTGCATTTTGAGTTCCAGCCGCACATGTTTTGGTTGCCTAAGCTCAAATCATCCAAAATTAACACAGGATCCAAAGTTCTCCCTGCTTCCAATCCAAATCTAcaaagaagaaaggaaaaaaCCCGATAACAACATTCAAACTAGATACCCCTATTGTACAACAAAGTTGTGAGCACTATCTTGGGTACTCTGACATAAATGTTCTCTTTGCATATAATAGTGTATAATTTGCACTATTTTTTGCGGGTTATAATTAGCACTTTGCATAGACTGAAATTCAACAATTGTTTGCATGACACAACATACTAATGCAACGTTACACTATTGTACAGTACTACAATTCACAATGGATATGGTTATGGCGGTGCTGTTCATTGATAATTAGAAATAAAAAGAACAACAAAAGGGGAAAAGATGATGATGGTAAATAGTATATTGTTTGGACAGAATATCAGCACATTACAAGAAAACTAGTGAGCTAGCATGGATTCATATACAAGTTTAGCAAACATATTTTCTGATAAATCAACCAAACTCACCAAAATACCTCTAAAAGGACTAAATATGACAAGACAACCTGGTCTAAGCTGGTCACATTTTCTAATAAACCTACTCATCTCCTTCCAATTATCTGCGAGAAAATTTCGGGACTAGGCAACATGACTTAAGGTGTTATGTTGCAAATGACCAACAGATGTTCACAAATCAACTAGTACGTAGCGAAACTTTATTGCACGCCTGACATGCGATCAGATTCTTGAGTGTATCATCAATAGTCAGGCGATCAGACTCTTTGATTGCCATGCGTACATGTCCTTTGTTCTAGCTAAGAGAAGAGTTTGATATACTCAACGCATGCTTCTCTGAGCTTGCTGCAATGATGCTGGTCAGCTAGAGCCAATGTGGCCCCAACGCTCTTAGCATCGAGACTCTTGCATAGCATACTCTCACACATCAACTTCATCCTTTCCATGGCATACCTATCTGCAGCCACGATCAAGTGCTTAATTATCTCCTTCTTGTCATGGTTGTCAAGGTCATGCATGACAGGCAATGAATCTGTATACATGAAGTGAAGCAATGCTTTGAAAACAGCTGGTTGCATGTCCTCAATCTGCATGCACTGTTTCTCACTGTCCCCCATTGGCCCATAGAGCTCCGCATCCAAGACTGGAGACCGCAACGCGAGCACAATCTTATGCGCATGGAAGGTCTCCCCATTGACAATGATCATCACATCGGATCCTTTGTTCCCCTCTAGCAGTTTTGCCAGATTCTTCAACAAGTCAGACGGCGGCACCTCGATCTCCGGCGTCTTGGTGGCGGTCGCCACGGTTGGTATTTCCTTGAGGAGAACGGTCAAGTCGCACTGAATCAAGAGGCAGTcatcctgcaggtatggggacgCCTCCAGGATGTCCCTCTTCATGAACTTGGAAGCCCCCCTGAGATGGTCGATCCTCCATGAGTCGAACGCCGGGAAGGACGACGGCCTGGAGAAAACTAATGACGACGACCCGGTGGCCCGGTCGGTCAGCCTCAGGTCGTACAGCGCCCTCACCGTGGATTTCTTGCTCTGAAGCTCAACGAAGACTGATACATAGTCGTTGGTTTCAGAACTGAATCCGTCGGGGTAGTAGCGGATGCACCAGTCGTAGCCGCCGACGGCGAAGGTGGCAGATCGGATGAAGTTGCCGATGCCGAGGCCCTTGTGCAGCCTATAGCCAGCGACCGTGAACACGTGCGTGCCCCGAGCCATATCAGGGATGCACGCCGACGCCGTAGTCGCCGTACTCGGCCTCTGCAATGCCGACATTGCCGGTGCTTGTGCGGAGGGAAAATTAaggaggcggtggcggtggcggcgaaTAGGGTTTTTGTCAGCGACTTCTGCTCTACCGACTGGGCTGGACCTCTCCTCTGTTCTTTTAAAGAGGGCCTTGATCTCCTCTACTCTGGGCTGGACAGGACTATGGGCTGCTACCACTTGGGCCGGCTATTTTCGTCTAAAAATGTATTCTTCCGCTAATTTTTTCTCTAAAAGTGTACCcttctaaaaaaattcaaaaacattTTTCTTCCTTGCTTCCCTTGGTCGGGTAGTTTCTTGATCCAAAACAACCATAGCTTGACACAAACTTTTCTGCCCAAACTTCTTTACCCATCGCTCACAACCTACACGACACAATGACGATCTACAAAGTCTTATGTCGTGATTGTCTTCTGCATGTAAGGATGAGCCTAGTGAACCAGCCCATGACGGTCAAGGTGTTTCACCGATTGTTTCATCAATCAGGCTTCGGGAATTTGCTTTGCGCATTTAAAAGAATGGTTGAGTGGAGTACAACGTGGAGGCCTACGTCTTCTTCCGCTCTCGGTAGGAGGCATGCTGAGCTCGCGATGCTCTAGATGGCCAGGCTATCTACGATGGGTGCTGCATTCTCCCCATCGATATCGTATCATCTTCATCCTCTTAAACAATTAAGTGGCAAGCATCAGCACCACCTCGGTGttttttattatcttgcaaattgATGATATTCTCCACCTCTGCACCTCTATCTTCCTTCTCTGGCACTGGCGGTGCTAGAGCAGAATCGAAGGGGGGGCCAAATTGATGATATTCTCCACCTCCGTATCAGGGATGCACGCCGACGCCGTAGTCGTTGTACTCGGCCTCTGCAATCCCGCCATTGCCGGTGCTTGTGCGGAGGGAAAATTACGGCGGCGGCGAATAGGGTTTTTGTCAGCGACTTCTGCTCTATCGACTGGGCTGGACCTCTCCTCTGTTCTTCTAAAGAGGACCTTGATCTCCTCTACTCTGGGCTGGACTGGACTGTGGGCTGCTACCACTTGGGCCGGCTATTTTTGTCTAAAAATGTATTCTTCCCCTAATTTTTTCTCTAAAAGTGTACCCTTGTAAAAGAATTCTAAAAAGGCAAgctaaaaaaatcaaaaataattTTCTTCCTTGCTTCCCCTGGTCGTGTAGTTTCTTGATCCAAAACAACCATAGCTTGACACAAACTTCTCGGCCCAAACTCCTTCACCCATCGCTCACAACCTACACGATACAATGCCGATCTACAAGGTCTCATGTCGTGATTGTCTTCTGCATGTAATGATGGGCCTAGTGAACCACCCCATGACAGTCCAGGTGTTTCGTCAATTGTCGAGCATTCTTCGGGAATTTGCTATGTGCATTTAAAAGAATGGTTGAGGGGAGTACAACGTGGAGGCCTGCTTTTTCTTCCGCTCTCGGTAGGAGGCAGGCTGAGCTCGCGGTGCTCTGATCGAGTGAGCACCAACCACCACATGGAACATATGTAACGCTTAATACTAGTATTATGGAGTTACCTACAGAGCTGGTGCTACGACCATCCAGCATTCCCCAACTCCTTAAAGCGAAAAGAAACAAGAAGCCATGAACAAGACAGCGCCTCAGCAAGGATGGGATCTCCAACTGATTGATTGGCTCTCTCTTCCCACAAGCAACCATTGCAAGCCCTTGTGCCGTTCCTGCCAACACACTCACGTTGCACCAGCCGGTCCGAGAAATGAGATCGACGATGCTCTTCAAATCATATCCTACTGTCCGAGAGAGTGTGCCATGGAAAAATCATATCCTACTGTCCACTGTTTTGAGCTGACAAGTGGCATCTGTGCTTAGCGTAGTACttcctctgttccaaaataagtgactcaaagttagtacaaagacgagtcacttattttgagacggCGGGAGTACAATGCTCAATTACTTTGCACCCATCCTAGTGAGACCGGGCTGGACCTATGCCTCCAGTGCCCTTTCTGCTTGCCAGGCTTGGGATGAGGCCCTTGATAGATGTCTCCATTTTACATATGAATTTAGGACAATAAATAAAATATTAGCAGTTTGGCTTTTGTATAAACACTGGTTGAAAATCTCAATAGCTAATTCATAATAAATATATACTCtttttatatatgaaatttgaatACAATTAAAGGAAAACATTTGTTCCCTACAAAATTAACATATGGTTCATAAATAACTAATTTAAGAATATATTATATATCCAACACTCTGGTTGGTGCATAAAAATTAAGGCAACTACTTTCTATATACAGAATTTGACTATTATTTTAGTTTGACAATACGCAGCCACGGAGGAACAAGCCAACGTAGCAAGCCTCAAGTTTATCGATGAGCCCCCTGTGTCGAGAAGATCTTTACAAAGCATTTCAAACAAACTGTTCGTGCTTTAATTATCTAACTACCTATAAATGTTGAATCATACACTCATATAGTGAGAAGACTGTGTGCATTCAATCTTTTCTAACAGTGGCGATGAATATAAAATATGTTTTTATTTCCATTTTAAAAGTATGTAACTATCATGCTTTAGTTATCTAGTTACCTATATCTGTTGAATCATGAACTCATATAGTGAGAAGACTGTGTGCATTTCAATTGTTTCTAACAGTGGTGATAAATTTAAAATATATTTTAGTTTTCCATTTTTAAAGTATGCAACTGTCCATGCTTTAATTTGCTTTTTTTAGGGGAATGCTTTAATTAGCTAACTGCCTATAGCTGTTGAATGATAAACTCATACAGTTTCATAGACTACAACAGGAAGAAATAAAGGTCAAAGAAATAAGATCATCAAAGATTTTGAAAGCTGAAGGAAAAAAATAAGACTCAAGTGGAGAGGGAGATGGGTAGCTAACTGGTGAGAGTTGGGAAGTGGTGGTAAATGAAGCTTCGTGAACTATGTCGACCCGAAAGCTACAAGatgaaaatgaaaaagaaatacTTGTATGAAATTGCAGGAATGGCTTTAATCTCCCTCGGTTCCATATTATTTACCGCTCAAACGGATATATCTGACCATATGGGGAGtacattttttttagaaaaggccAGAGTTCACGAAGGCCAGCCGTGCATAccgtcaggatgatgtcgtcgacatagagCAGCAAGTAGGCCATGTCGGAGCCCTGGTGATAGACGAAGAACGATGCGTCCGAGCGAGTGGAGCGGAACCCGAGCTGGTGTAGAAACGCCGCGCTGCGCTGGTACCAAGCGCGCGGAGCCTGCTTGAGGCCGTATAAGGACCGCGAAAGCAGGCACACGTGGTCGGGGAGTGCGTGATCAACGAACCCCGTGGGATACTGGCAGAAGACCTGCTCCTCGAGGCGACCATGAAGGAAGGCGTTCGAGACGTCCATCTGGTGCACCAGCCTAGCACGGGAGACCGCAAGGTGGAGAACCGTGCGAATCGTGTCGGGCTTAACAACCGGAgtgaaggtgtcggtgaagtcgatGCCAGCACGCTGCCGGAAGCCACGAACAACCCAGCGCGCTTTGTAGCGATCAAGGGTACCATCAGGACGGAGCTTGTGTTTGATGACCCACTTCCCGGTGATCACGTTGGCATGCCGGGGACGGGGAAGAAGCTGCCACGTCCGGTTGCGCAGTAGGGCGTCAAACTCCTCTTGCATCGCAGCCATCCAGAGCGGGTCAGGAAGAGCGGCTCGAACGGAGGACGGCAACAACGATGGAGTAGAGGTGGATGCCGCGTGGACGTAGTCATCCGAGGCGTAGCGCAAGCTCAGGCGAAAAACGCACGCACGGGCGCAGGTGACCGGACCGACCGCGGGAGACTCGGCCGCAGCCGTCGGTGATGAGGACACCGAAGACATGGGCGCCGGGACAGAGGCCGCGAGGGCCATGGTGGCCGCGGGGGGCCGAGGAGGCCACTGCCGAGGCCGGGGCTGCAGgggcctgataacccacaagtataggggatcgcaacaactttcgagggtagagtattcaacccaaatttattgattcgacacaaggggagccaaagaatattctcaagtattagcagttgagttgtcaattcaaccacacctggataacttagtatctgcagcaaggtatttagtagcaaagtagtatgatagtagtgataacggtaacaaaggtaacaatagcaaaagtaatatttttggtgttttgtagtgattgtaacagtagcaacggaaaagtaaataagcgaagaacaatatgtgaaaagctcgtaggcattggatcggtgatggagaattatgtcggatgcggttcatcatgtaacaatcataacatagggtgacacagaactagctcaaattcatcaatgtaatgtaggcatgtattccgaatatagtcatacgcgcttatggaaaagaacttgcatgacatcttttgtcctaccctcccgtggcagcggggtcctaatgaaaactaagggatattaaggcctccttttaatagagtaccggaacaaagcattagcacatagtgaatacatgaactcctcaaactacggtcatcaccgggagtggtcccgattattgtcacttcggggttgccggatcataacacatagtaggtgactatagacttgcaagataggatcgagaactcacatatatttatgaaaatataataggttccactacaaaaaaagacacatccgtgacattttgggccgaacgaatttttttttctgtcatacatatgacacttctatgacgataattgtgacaaaacccggtatcatcatagatgtggtgggctcctacttctatgacaaaaaatcatgacagaaaatgggcttttcgtcctgggcggccggagacgcagctgcatgacattctttgggccgtccatgacggaaaaaaccgtggtagaagcgagggcgaggaaaatttcggggagttcccggttacggtgggaggtcggggaccgagcgatgcgcgtttctctcctacacgtacgcgcgtgtgtgcgaggcgttggctctaactgaacccgagcgaggcgttgggctctaactgaacccgagcaatttcactgcaggctacgcgttactgaacccgagcgatcgatcgatggttgttaactgaacccgatcgagcgattccttcactactgctgctaactgaagtagatcgatgctgcctctgggatgaatagtgagcgttgcgggggggggggggggggttggatgaacagtgagcagtggcgttgcctctggatgaacaggaccccgtggtgtggtggaggg contains:
- the LOC120961855 gene encoding BTB/POZ and MATH domain-containing protein 1-like; translation: MSALQRPSTATTASACIPDMARGTHVFTVAGYRLHKGLGIGNFIRSATFAVGGYDWCIRYYPDGFSSETNDYVSVFVELQSKKSTVRALYDLRLTDRATGSSSLVFSRPSSFPAFDSWRIDHLRGASKFMKRDILEASPYLQDDCLLIQCDLTVLLKEIPTVATATKTPEIEVPPSDLLKNLAKLLEGNKGSDVMIIVNGETFHAHKIVLALRSPVLDAELYGPMGDSEKQCMQIEDMQPAVFKALLHFMYTDSLPVMHDLDNHDKKEIIKHLIVAADRYAMERMKLMCESMLCKSLDAKSVGATLALADQHHCSKLREACLEFVEHLVSTSTLVGDAVVDAIGVADDRREELKKETCERGRIACSGRANVSSQSNAAALTKKQAAMLLGLGREVLFMLKMRFGSVILLSVVSDYSSKERMKWLN